The Pontibacter pudoricolor genome contains a region encoding:
- a CDS encoding S-adenosylmethionine:tRNA ribosyltransferase-isomerase yields the protein MSDPKKLAIKDFVYELPDDRIARFPLPERDQSKLLYYKNGTIADYRFTDLPELLPADTLLVFNDTKVVQARLLFQKETGGIVEIFCLEPVKPYTEVQLAMQQTESCTWKCLVGNNKRWKNGKLYLHFEGGTITAEREAQQDGHFLINFAWEPANLTFAEVLERCGKLPLPPYLNRDLTPDDRTRYQTIYANQEGAVAAPTAGLHFTDKVMATIKSKGITTAYLTLHVGAGTFKPVKADVMEAHEMHAEQLYLTKYFIVQLLEQVAHNKPVIPVGTTSMRSLESLYWLGVKVHQQPVLPQNQLHITQWFAYETIDLPTPTIALTALLNYMANYKTDHLHASTQIIIAPGYSFRICSGLVTNFHQPESTLLLLVSALIGENWRKVYQHAMDNNYRFLSYGDSSLLLP from the coding sequence ATGTCCGATCCTAAAAAGCTGGCGATTAAAGATTTTGTGTACGAGCTGCCAGACGACCGAATCGCCAGGTTTCCGCTGCCCGAACGCGACCAATCCAAATTGCTGTACTATAAAAACGGAACTATAGCCGACTATAGATTTACCGATCTGCCTGAGCTTTTGCCTGCCGATACGTTACTGGTTTTTAACGATACCAAAGTAGTGCAGGCGCGGTTGCTTTTTCAGAAAGAGACCGGCGGTATAGTTGAGATCTTTTGCCTGGAGCCGGTAAAGCCATATACCGAAGTGCAACTAGCTATGCAGCAAACTGAAAGCTGCACCTGGAAATGCCTGGTAGGCAACAACAAACGCTGGAAAAACGGCAAACTGTACCTGCACTTCGAAGGCGGAACTATAACAGCCGAACGCGAAGCTCAACAGGACGGACATTTCCTGATAAACTTTGCCTGGGAGCCTGCCAATCTGACCTTTGCCGAAGTGCTGGAACGTTGCGGTAAACTGCCGCTTCCTCCTTACCTTAACCGCGACCTCACTCCCGACGACCGTACCCGCTACCAGACCATTTATGCGAACCAGGAAGGCGCTGTAGCGGCCCCGACTGCCGGCCTTCATTTTACAGATAAGGTAATGGCAACTATAAAATCCAAAGGCATTACCACTGCATACCTGACGCTGCACGTGGGTGCAGGCACTTTTAAGCCGGTGAAAGCTGATGTAATGGAAGCGCACGAGATGCACGCCGAGCAACTGTATTTAACCAAATATTTTATAGTTCAGCTGCTGGAGCAGGTAGCGCATAACAAACCGGTTATTCCGGTAGGCACAACCAGTATGCGCTCTTTAGAGAGTTTGTACTGGCTGGGCGTTAAAGTTCATCAGCAACCTGTCCTGCCACAAAACCAGCTGCACATTACCCAGTGGTTTGCTTATGAAACTATAGATCTGCCCACACCAACTATAGCTTTAACGGCACTGCTTAACTATATGGCAAATTATAAAACCGACCACCTGCACGCCAGCACCCAGATCATCATTGCACCGGGCTATAGTTTCAGGATCTGCAGCGGCCTAGTTACCAACTTCCATCAGCCCGAAAGTACGCTGTTGTTACTGGTTTCAGCATTGATTGGCGAGAACTGGCGTAAAGTTTACCAGCACGCCATGGACAATAACTATAGATTCCTGAGCTACGGCGATAGTTCGCTGTTGCTGCCGTAG
- a CDS encoding PorP/SprF family type IX secretion system membrane protein gives MRRILTIVVALVAAAGTALAQQRPQYTQYALNNYLTNPAVGGIESYADLRTSYRGQWAGVEGAPETMYVTFHGSIGNPDNAKTSPKSRKANKYGFPTRNSYKKAVPHHGVGAVVQVDKAGLLRTSTFNATYAYHQPITRYLTLSSGLAGGLTQYNVDVDRAKVLDPSDPYLVGGNMSASKVDVGVGLWLYSPDFYIGLSGMQLLKSKQEIVTTDDPAMNLQPHFYGTAGFRLQTSSNLAVVPSVMVKATGSATPAVDVNLRALYAQYVWGGMSYRHNDAWAVMAGINLNYMFDVGYSYEVATSSMSRVSAGSHEVVVGFKLNNASRVLCPQWVW, from the coding sequence ATGAGACGTATTTTAACTATAGTAGTGGCACTGGTTGCCGCAGCAGGCACCGCACTGGCGCAACAGCGCCCTCAATACACACAGTACGCTTTAAACAATTACCTCACAAACCCTGCAGTAGGCGGCATAGAAAGTTATGCCGACCTGCGCACCAGTTACCGCGGGCAGTGGGCAGGCGTGGAAGGCGCACCGGAAACCATGTATGTCACTTTCCATGGTTCTATCGGCAACCCGGACAATGCTAAAACATCACCAAAATCCAGGAAGGCGAATAAGTATGGTTTCCCTACCCGCAACAGCTATAAAAAAGCCGTACCGCACCACGGTGTAGGGGCAGTTGTGCAGGTTGATAAAGCAGGACTTTTGCGTACCTCAACTTTTAACGCGACTTACGCTTATCACCAGCCTATTACCCGCTATTTAACTTTATCCAGCGGACTGGCAGGTGGCTTAACGCAATACAATGTCGATGTGGACCGTGCCAAGGTACTGGACCCAAGCGACCCTTACCTGGTAGGCGGTAATATGTCGGCAAGTAAAGTGGATGTGGGTGTTGGGTTATGGTTATACAGCCCTGACTTTTATATAGGCTTATCCGGAATGCAGTTACTGAAAAGCAAGCAGGAAATTGTAACCACCGATGACCCGGCCATGAACCTGCAACCGCACTTTTACGGAACAGCCGGCTTCCGTCTCCAAACCTCCAGCAACCTGGCTGTTGTGCCTTCTGTTATGGTAAAAGCAACCGGTTCGGCCACGCCTGCAGTAGATGTGAATCTGCGCGCTTTGTATGCCCAGTATGTTTGGGGAGGCATGTCGTATCGTCATAATGACGCATGGGCTGTAATGGCAGGTATTAACCTGAACTATATGTTTGATGTAGGTTATTCCTACGAGGTGGCCACTTCCAGCATGAGCCGTGTTTCCGCAGGAAGCCATGAGGTTGTAGTTGGTTTTAAACTGAATAACGCCAGCAGAGTGCTATGCCCGCAGTGGGTATGGTAG
- a CDS encoding DUF1028 domain-containing protein: MKKTLYTVASLCCLAMPAARAQVFKTEEPLAHTYSIVARDPETGEMAVGVQSHWFSVGTAVPWVEAGVGVVATQSFTNKSFGLRGLELLKQGKTPEEALAILLKDDEGREVRQVSILDAQGRVATHTGKNCIRYAGHITGKNFSVQANMMLTDKVWPAMAKAFEQSTGKPLAERVLLAMQAAEREGGDIRGKQSAVLVVVKGAKTDKPWDDKTIDLRVDDHEKPLDELARLLKVYRAYEHMNNGDLAVEKGQMEKAMDEYAKAETMFPNNLEMKYWHAITLANNGDVNGATKLLREVYKKDDNWKELTTRLPEVGLLTLKPQDLKKILDVK, encoded by the coding sequence ATGAAAAAGACGCTTTACACGGTGGCATCGTTGTGCTGCCTGGCAATGCCTGCTGCCCGCGCACAGGTGTTTAAAACCGAAGAGCCACTTGCCCATACCTATTCTATAGTTGCCCGCGACCCCGAAACCGGCGAAATGGCCGTGGGCGTACAAAGCCACTGGTTTTCGGTGGGTACGGCTGTGCCCTGGGTAGAGGCCGGGGTTGGTGTGGTAGCTACCCAGTCCTTCACAAACAAGTCGTTCGGGTTACGCGGGCTGGAGCTTCTAAAGCAAGGCAAAACACCGGAAGAAGCACTGGCTATCCTTTTAAAAGACGATGAAGGCCGGGAAGTGCGCCAGGTTTCTATACTGGATGCGCAGGGACGCGTGGCGACTCATACCGGTAAAAACTGCATCCGCTATGCCGGACACATTACAGGCAAAAACTTTTCGGTGCAGGCCAACATGATGCTGACCGACAAAGTGTGGCCGGCCATGGCAAAAGCCTTTGAACAAAGCACAGGCAAGCCACTGGCGGAGCGTGTGCTACTGGCCATGCAGGCAGCCGAACGCGAAGGCGGTGATATCCGGGGAAAACAATCGGCAGTTTTGGTGGTGGTAAAAGGTGCAAAAACAGACAAGCCCTGGGATGATAAAACCATAGACCTGCGTGTAGATGATCACGAAAAACCACTGGATGAATTAGCGAGACTCCTGAAAGTATACCGTGCCTACGAACACATGAACAACGGCGACCTGGCCGTGGAAAAAGGGCAGATGGAAAAAGCCATGGATGAGTATGCCAAAGCCGAAACCATGTTCCCGAATAACCTTGAGATGAAGTACTGGCATGCCATTACCCTGGCCAACAACGGCGATGTAAACGGCGCCACCAAGCTGCTCCGCGAAGTATACAAGAAAGACGACAACTGGAAAGAGCTAACCACACGCTTACCTGAAGTTGGTTTACTCACGCTAAAGCCGCAGGACCTGAAGAAGATTCTGGATGTGAAGTAA
- a CDS encoding NYN domain-containing protein — protein sequence MKNPYPEKKKHRLAILIDGDNAQPSLIVKLMAEAGKYGQITIRRIYGDWTTPQMNGWKECLNNHAIQPIQQFRYTIGKNATDSALIIDAMDLLHSGLVDGFCIVSSDSDYTRLATRIREAGIFVMGIGQRKTPKPFVNACNIFIFTENLVDNIEEKQIAEAEKSPENGSHSRPNPVPLLKEAFSMAADEDGWAHLGAIGVNLRQLDPSFDPRTFGYGQLLQLIKAQKDLFTIRKEDDKGPSAVYVKRASRKRSNRRQVAE from the coding sequence ATGAAAAACCCTTATCCTGAGAAAAAGAAACACCGCCTGGCTATACTGATAGATGGCGACAATGCGCAGCCCAGCCTTATAGTTAAGTTAATGGCCGAAGCCGGAAAGTATGGCCAGATAACCATCCGCCGAATATATGGCGACTGGACCACCCCACAAATGAACGGCTGGAAAGAATGCCTGAACAACCACGCTATACAACCCATCCAACAATTCCGCTATACCATCGGGAAAAATGCTACTGACAGTGCCTTAATTATTGATGCTATGGATTTGCTGCACAGCGGGCTCGTGGATGGTTTCTGTATCGTTTCATCAGACTCAGACTATACCCGACTGGCCACACGCATCCGGGAAGCCGGTATTTTTGTGATGGGCATCGGGCAGCGCAAAACTCCTAAACCGTTTGTAAACGCCTGCAATATTTTCATCTTCACCGAAAACCTGGTTGATAACATTGAAGAAAAGCAGATTGCGGAAGCGGAGAAATCGCCTGAAAACGGTAGTCATTCGCGCCCTAACCCGGTTCCGTTGCTGAAAGAGGCCTTTAGTATGGCTGCCGACGAAGATGGCTGGGCACACCTGGGAGCCATTGGTGTAAACCTGCGCCAGCTCGACCCCAGCTTTGACCCGCGCACCTTTGGGTATGGCCAATTGCTACAGCTCATTAAAGCGCAGAAAGACCTGTTCACGATCCGGAAAGAAGACGACAAAGGTCCCTCGGCCGTGTATGTGAAACGGGCCAGCAGGAAGCGCAGCAATCGGAGGCAGGTTGCTGAGTAA
- a CDS encoding S8/S53 family peptidase, protein MTKILSFIMLCFFLTGNINAQNKLDSELKSLLQTTTGSVGVIVTFHGDAAPTPAHLQLLNTLGITKGVTFKSLPIAGVLATATQIAALEQNPAVRSIYLNKKLSYYNYNGTHLTGVRKIRTDKEMTARNNGMPVSGKGVGVMINDSGVDGTHDDLKFGTHLVQNVLGATNLNALDAMLPVTWLENVPNTDTNSGHGTHCAGSVGGTGAKSGGLYEGAAPGAHLIGYGSGAALFVLDAIGGFDYALTHQYQYGIRVISNSWGTSGDFDPNNPVNVASKIAYDRGIVSLFAAGNDGPSSDTHNPYAIAPWVISVGAGDKDGRLADFSSRGVKGEGGTFTMDGESWTFENRPTIVAPGVDIVSTRVIAPIASLEVQQDVEKLDPAHVPFYTHMSGTSMATPHAAGIVALMLEANPSLSPAQVKEILQKTATNMPGHESWEVGAGYVNAYAAVDHIFRNSTYGTYANYTRRFNSSVTSQSETTPFTIDYNPLLAANNQMTFTVVEGTNSIEAKISAGGLLGETGNPVNLILLGPDGSEHRAGIPVTFTLAYDRGVAVASPAAGQWTLKVEGLNGIALPETINGTLNVQRVTGTTGLSDIAGHPAEASIKMAVGARLADGLNGSYKPDDYLKRIQLADYLMMGQAIRQFMPTNGSVTFSDLKGSEVLLGESVTAKGAALRDRLYAYNGVMLPTGTGKFSPTGNVNRASLAYSLVQALGLQEHALARNGKTVTVTVDGKQLPIEDAKYIPAGLEGYVSIALELGLINAYYSVTQGPLDLFPKMHATFKPTQNVTRAEFAVLVTRTYTSWNAVTQPVATSSTSAMQAAQWEESYAYPNPSTGLSTISYSVTAEGPVSVEVLDVTGRKIQTLLTEKQSAGRHALQFDGSNLPSGTYLYRVTTNGKTFTNRMVITK, encoded by the coding sequence ATGACTAAAATTCTAAGTTTTATTATGTTATGCTTCTTTCTGACGGGTAACATAAACGCACAAAATAAACTGGATAGCGAGCTGAAGAGCTTGCTGCAAACCACTACCGGCTCTGTCGGGGTTATAGTTACTTTCCATGGCGATGCTGCTCCCACTCCTGCCCACCTGCAACTACTTAATACACTTGGCATTACCAAAGGCGTAACATTCAAATCGTTACCTATTGCGGGCGTACTGGCCACAGCTACTCAAATAGCCGCCTTAGAGCAAAACCCGGCAGTGCGCTCCATCTACCTCAACAAGAAACTGTCTTACTACAACTACAACGGCACACATTTAACCGGCGTGCGAAAAATACGCACTGACAAAGAAATGACTGCCCGCAATAATGGCATGCCCGTTTCTGGTAAAGGTGTAGGTGTGATGATAAACGACAGCGGTGTGGACGGCACCCACGACGACCTTAAATTCGGGACACACCTGGTGCAGAACGTTTTAGGTGCCACTAACCTTAACGCACTGGATGCCATGCTACCGGTAACGTGGCTGGAGAACGTACCCAACACCGACACAAACTCCGGACACGGCACGCATTGCGCCGGCTCGGTTGGCGGTACAGGGGCAAAATCCGGTGGCTTATATGAGGGAGCTGCTCCCGGCGCTCACCTGATCGGGTATGGTTCAGGTGCTGCCTTGTTTGTACTGGACGCAATCGGCGGTTTCGATTATGCCCTTACGCATCAGTACCAGTACGGCATCCGCGTTATATCCAACTCCTGGGGAACCAGCGGCGATTTTGACCCGAACAACCCGGTAAACGTGGCGTCTAAAATTGCTTACGACCGTGGTATTGTGTCGCTGTTTGCGGCTGGTAACGATGGCCCAAGCTCTGACACACATAACCCGTATGCTATTGCTCCCTGGGTAATATCGGTTGGTGCCGGCGATAAAGACGGCCGACTGGCTGACTTTTCTTCGAGAGGGGTGAAAGGCGAAGGCGGTACATTCACAATGGATGGCGAATCCTGGACTTTTGAGAACCGCCCAACTATAGTGGCACCGGGCGTAGACATTGTTTCGACGCGTGTAATTGCCCCGATTGCCTCCCTGGAAGTGCAGCAGGATGTGGAGAAACTAGATCCGGCGCACGTGCCATTTTATACCCACATGAGCGGTACTTCCATGGCTACGCCGCATGCTGCCGGTATAGTTGCCCTGATGCTGGAGGCTAATCCATCGTTATCGCCTGCGCAGGTGAAAGAGATACTGCAGAAAACAGCTACCAACATGCCGGGGCATGAGTCGTGGGAGGTTGGCGCCGGATATGTAAACGCCTACGCCGCTGTAGATCATATTTTCCGCAACAGCACCTATGGCACCTACGCCAACTATACCAGAAGATTCAACAGCAGTGTTACCTCGCAGTCAGAAACAACGCCATTTACGATAGACTATAACCCGCTGCTGGCCGCTAACAACCAGATGACTTTTACTGTTGTGGAAGGCACCAACAGTATAGAAGCTAAGATAAGTGCAGGTGGTTTATTAGGCGAAACAGGCAATCCGGTTAACCTGATACTGTTAGGCCCGGATGGCAGTGAGCATAGAGCAGGTATTCCGGTAACATTTACACTAGCTTATGACAGGGGTGTTGCCGTAGCATCGCCGGCTGCAGGCCAATGGACACTGAAAGTAGAAGGTTTGAACGGTATAGCTCTACCTGAAACTATAAACGGAACCCTGAATGTGCAGCGCGTAACCGGTACCACAGGCTTATCTGATATTGCAGGGCATCCGGCAGAAGCATCTATTAAAATGGCTGTTGGCGCACGTTTGGCAGATGGCCTGAACGGGAGCTATAAACCAGATGACTATTTAAAGCGCATCCAGTTAGCTGACTACCTGATGATGGGCCAGGCTATCCGCCAGTTTATGCCGACCAACGGCTCCGTAACGTTCTCTGACCTGAAGGGAAGCGAAGTGCTATTAGGTGAATCGGTAACTGCCAAAGGGGCAGCATTAAGAGACAGGCTGTATGCTTATAATGGCGTAATGTTGCCAACAGGTACAGGCAAGTTCTCGCCAACAGGTAATGTAAACAGGGCAAGCCTGGCTTACTCGCTGGTGCAGGCACTTGGCCTGCAGGAACATGCCCTGGCCAGAAATGGCAAAACGGTTACAGTTACGGTAGATGGCAAACAACTCCCGATCGAAGATGCCAAATATATTCCGGCTGGCCTGGAAGGCTATGTTAGCATCGCGCTGGAATTAGGACTGATAAATGCCTACTATAGTGTTACACAGGGTCCTTTGGATCTATTCCCTAAAATGCATGCCACTTTTAAGCCAACGCAAAATGTTACGCGTGCCGAGTTTGCGGTTCTAGTTACCAGAACATACACCAGCTGGAATGCTGTTACGCAACCGGTTGCCACATCATCTACAAGTGCGATGCAGGCAGCACAGTGGGAAGAAAGCTATGCTTACCCGAACCCAAGTACCGGCCTGAGCACCATCAGCTATTCTGTTACCGCAGAAGGCCCGGTATCAGTAGAGGTGCTTGATGTAACGGGTCGCAAAATACAGACACTACTTACCGAAAAGCAGTCCGCCGGCCGCCACGCGCTGCAGTTTGATGGAAGCAACTTACCAAGCGGCACTTACCTGTATAGGGTAACCACAAATGGTAAAACATTTACCAACAGGATGGTAATAACAAAGTAA
- a CDS encoding M20/M25/M40 family metallo-hydrolase: MLFKNRFRHFLLAAATVVAVPAMASQSTAPSDSATIKQIYDNALTSTKSYEDLRYLTKNIGARLSGSPQAAAAVEWGRQVMNKMGLDRVYVQEVMVPHWVRGDKEIGRVLSGQVGSTDVNIAALGSSIGTGESGLTAEVVEVHNFEELEKLGKKKVKGKIVFFNRPFDNTHVQTMAAYSGAVDQRGGGPVAAAKLGAVAVIVRSMANEIQDVPHTGNTRYQDGVEKIPAAAISTKGAELLSKQLKNDPNLKFYMRMTCENLPEVLSYNVIGELKGTEKPDEIIVVGGHLDSWDLGEGAHDDGTGVVQSMEVLRLFKDLGIKPKRTIRAVLYMNEENGLRGGRKYAEEAKAKGENHIAAIESDAGGFTPRGFGMEATPAQIQKALTWKPLLTPYGLHEIGAGHGGADIGPLKGQGTVALIGFKPDSQRYFDYHHTDIDTFETVNRREMQLGAASMASLVYLISQYGL, from the coding sequence ATGTTATTTAAGAACAGATTCCGTCACTTCCTGTTAGCTGCGGCAACGGTTGTAGCTGTGCCTGCCATGGCAAGCCAATCAACCGCTCCCTCCGATTCTGCTACTATAAAGCAGATCTACGACAACGCCCTTACCAGCACCAAAAGCTACGAGGACCTGCGTTACCTTACCAAGAACATTGGAGCACGCCTGAGCGGCTCGCCACAAGCAGCAGCTGCCGTAGAGTGGGGCAGGCAGGTAATGAACAAAATGGGCCTTGACAGGGTGTATGTACAGGAAGTAATGGTGCCCCATTGGGTGCGCGGCGATAAAGAGATCGGACGTGTTCTGAGCGGGCAGGTTGGTTCTACGGACGTGAACATTGCAGCACTTGGCTCTTCTATAGGCACCGGCGAAAGCGGCCTGACAGCCGAAGTAGTGGAAGTGCACAACTTCGAAGAACTGGAGAAACTGGGTAAGAAAAAGGTAAAAGGCAAAATCGTGTTCTTTAACCGTCCTTTCGATAACACGCATGTACAGACGATGGCGGCTTATAGTGGCGCTGTAGACCAGCGTGGCGGTGGCCCGGTGGCTGCTGCTAAACTGGGGGCCGTGGCAGTTATAGTTCGTTCTATGGCCAACGAGATCCAGGATGTTCCGCATACCGGCAACACCCGCTACCAGGATGGCGTGGAGAAGATTCCGGCCGCAGCCATCAGCACAAAAGGCGCTGAGCTGCTGAGCAAACAACTTAAGAACGACCCGAACCTGAAGTTTTACATGCGCATGACCTGCGAGAACCTGCCGGAAGTGCTGTCTTATAATGTGATCGGGGAACTGAAAGGAACTGAGAAACCAGATGAGATTATAGTTGTAGGCGGTCACCTGGATTCATGGGATCTGGGCGAAGGCGCTCATGACGATGGCACAGGTGTAGTACAATCTATGGAAGTGCTGCGTTTGTTTAAAGACCTGGGCATAAAGCCGAAGCGTACGATACGTGCCGTGTTGTATATGAACGAGGAGAACGGTTTGCGTGGTGGCCGTAAGTACGCCGAGGAAGCCAAAGCCAAAGGCGAGAATCATATTGCAGCTATCGAGTCGGATGCCGGTGGATTTACGCCGCGCGGTTTCGGGATGGAAGCTACTCCAGCGCAGATACAGAAAGCATTGACCTGGAAACCCTTGCTGACCCCTTACGGCCTTCACGAAATTGGAGCCGGACATGGTGGCGCTGATATAGGCCCGCTGAAAGGGCAGGGCACCGTAGCCCTTATCGGCTTCAAACCCGATTCACAGCGTTATTTCGATTATCACCACACCGACATCGACACTTTTGAAACCGTGAATCGCCGCGAAATGCAGTTAGGCGCCGCTTCCATGGCCTCACTGGTTTACCTCATTTCTCAGTACGGTTTGTAG
- a CDS encoding DUF2721 domain-containing protein, with product MEITLTTPALLFPAISLLLLAYTNRFMALANLIRSLKQRYATTQSRVVFGQIENLRIRLILIRNMQALGISSMFGCVFCMFILFAGYEVVGKYVFGLSLLLLLGSLALALREIQISVKALTLELDDLEEETENS from the coding sequence ATGGAAATCACCCTGACCACCCCTGCCCTGTTGTTTCCGGCTATTTCGTTATTGTTGCTGGCGTATACCAACCGTTTTATGGCCCTAGCTAACCTGATCAGGAGTTTAAAACAACGGTATGCCACCACACAAAGCCGCGTTGTTTTCGGGCAGATCGAGAACCTGAGAATACGGCTGATCCTTATCCGTAACATGCAGGCATTGGGCATATCGAGTATGTTTGGCTGCGTGTTTTGTATGTTCATCCTATTTGCCGGTTACGAAGTAGTTGGCAAATATGTATTCGGGTTAAGCTTACTGCTGCTGCTTGGATCGCTGGCCTTAGCCCTGCGCGAAATACAGATATCCGTAAAAGCCCTGACCCTGGAACTTGATGACCTGGAAGAAGAAACTGAGAACAGTTAG
- a CDS encoding dienelactone hydrolase family protein → MEKLFFVFIVLLLSTPVAFAQQKMSCCTKPAADATTQFAMLGSDKSFQAKHDNPLPFTLQNQKGKMVTFKTPDGKTGSAYEIKAPEKTDDYLLVFHEWWGLNDYIKQEAERLAKELGNVNVLALDLYDGRVAAEREKAVEYMQSVTPERGKAIINGAIAYAGKDPDIATIGWCFGGGWSLQAAIEAGDKAEAAVIYYGMPERDVERLKKLDAPVLGIFAKQDASITPEIVQDFEQKMKQADKKVTIKMYDAVHAFANPSNPRYDKQAAEDAYKLAIEFLKKHLD, encoded by the coding sequence ATGGAAAAGCTATTCTTCGTTTTTATTGTTTTACTGCTGAGCACACCTGTGGCTTTCGCCCAGCAAAAAATGAGCTGCTGCACCAAGCCTGCTGCTGATGCCACTACACAGTTTGCCATGCTGGGAAGCGATAAAAGTTTTCAAGCGAAACACGACAACCCGTTGCCTTTTACCTTGCAGAACCAGAAAGGCAAAATGGTAACTTTTAAAACGCCTGATGGCAAGACCGGCAGTGCCTACGAGATAAAAGCGCCTGAAAAGACCGATGATTACCTGCTGGTTTTCCATGAGTGGTGGGGCCTGAACGATTACATAAAACAGGAAGCGGAACGACTGGCAAAAGAACTGGGCAATGTAAACGTGCTGGCGCTGGACCTGTACGACGGCCGTGTGGCTGCCGAACGGGAGAAAGCCGTGGAATACATGCAGTCGGTTACGCCGGAGCGGGGAAAAGCCATTATAAACGGCGCTATTGCCTACGCCGGCAAAGACCCCGATATTGCAACTATAGGCTGGTGCTTTGGTGGCGGCTGGTCGTTGCAGGCAGCTATAGAGGCCGGTGATAAAGCCGAAGCAGCTGTTATTTACTACGGCATGCCCGAGCGTGACGTGGAACGGCTGAAAAAGCTGGACGCACCGGTGCTGGGAATCTTTGCAAAACAGGATGCCTCTATAACTCCGGAAATAGTGCAGGACTTTGAGCAGAAAATGAAACAGGCCGATAAAAAAGTAACTATAAAAATGTATGATGCCGTGCACGCTTTCGCCAACCCCAGCAACCCCAGGTATGACAAGCAGGCCGCAGAAGACGCATACAAATTAGCCATTGAATTCCTGAAGAAGCACCTGGATTAA